The Mycobacterium avium subsp. avium genomic sequence GCTGGGCGGGGGCGCGGTCGTCGATCCATTTCGTGCCGTACAGGGCGGCCGCGGATCTGCCCGCGACGACGCCGCGCCGACGAGACCACAACCAGGCCGACCGGGCGCGCAGTCCGGCGGACAGCGCGGTGCCGGCCGGGACGTACACGTCGGGATGGACCCTGACGAACCGGCTCCGCAGCGCGTACGGGGTCACCAGGCCGGACGCGACGGCCTCGCTTCCGATGAAAGGCTCCGCCATGGCAGGAGTGTGCCGGGGAACCCCGACAAGCGTGCCGAGCGTGCACTGAGCGCGAAAATCGGGCCCGAAAGTCGCAGTAGGTACACGCTCGGCGAGAAGAGGACGCCGGGGCGCACGCCGAGAGGACGCCGGGCGCTCGCCAAGAAGGCGCGCCCGCGCGCCGAGCGACCCGACCGGGCTAACGGTTTTGGAAGTTGGGTTTGCGCTTCTCGGCGAATGCGCGCGGGCCTTCCTTGGCGTCCTCGGACAGGAACACCTTGATGCCGATCTGCGTGTCGATCTTGAACGCCTCGTTCTCGTGCATGCCCTCGGTCTCGCGGATCGCCCGCAAGATCGCCTGGACGGCCAGCGGCCCGTTGTTCTCGATCACCTCGGCGATCTCGAGGGCCTTGGCCAGCGCCTGCCCGTCGGGGACGACGTGCCCGATCAGCCCCATCTCCTTGGCCTCGGCGGCGGTGATGTGTCGCCCGGTCAGCAGCAGGTCGCAGGCCACCGTGTAGGGGATCTGGCGCACCAGTCGCACCGCCGAGCCGCCCATCGGGTACAGGCTCCACTTGGCCTCCGAGATGCCGAACTTGGCGCTCTCGCCGGCCACCCGGATGTCGGTGCCCTGCAGGATCTCGGTGCCGCCGGCGATCGCGGGGCCCTCGACGGCCGCGATCAACGGCTTGGTCAGCCGCCGGCCCTTCAGCAGGGCATCGATTCGCGACGGGTCGTAGCTGCCGTCCTTGAAGGATTCGCCCGGCGGTTTCTTCGTCGCCGCCTTGAGGTCCATGCCGGCGCAGAAGTAGCCACCGGCGCCGGTCAGGATGCAGCAGCGGATGTCGTCGTCGTTGTCGACGCGGTCCCAGGCCTGCACCATGATCTCCATCATTTCGGTGCTCAGCGCGTTGCGCGCGTGCGGCCGATTCAGCGTCACGATGAGGGTGTGACCGCGCTGCTCGACCAGCGCGTCGGGACCGGTTTTTTCGTTTGCTGACGCCTCGGCCACGGGTACCGCCTCTCACTCGACATCGGGCATGAGCTTGCCTCGAAATGTAACACGTTCTAATTTGGTGGCCGTGGCCCTGAATATTGCCGATCTTGCAGAGCACGCCATCGACGCTGTGCCCGACCGTGTCGCCCTGATCTGCGGCGACGAGAAGCTGACCTATGCCGAGCTGGAGGAGAAGGCCAACCGCCTCGCCCACTACCTGCTCGACCAGGGGGTGAAGAAGGACGACAAGGTCGGGCTGTACTGCCGCAACCGCAACGAGATCGTCATTGCCATGCTCGGCATCGTCAAGGCGGGCGCCATCCTGGTCAACGTCAACTACCGCTACGTCGAGGGCGAGCTGCGCTACCTGTTCGACAACTCCGACATGGTGGCGCTGGTCCACGAGCGCCAGTACTCCGACCGGGTGGCCAACGTGCTGCCCGACACCCCCAACGTCAAGACCATCCTGGTCGTCGAGGACGGCAGCGACAAGGACTACCAGCGCTACGGCGGCGTCGAGTTCTACTCGGCGCTGGAAAAGGGCTCGCCCGAGCGGGATTTCGGCCCGCGCAGCGCCGACGACATCTACCTGCTCTACACCGGCGGCACCACCGGGTTCCCGAAGGGCGTGATGTGGCGCCACGAGGACATCTACCGGGTGCTGTTCGGCGGAACCGACTTCGCCACAGGCGAATTCGTCAAGGACGAGTACGACTTGGCCAAGGCCGCCGCCGAAAATCCGCCGATGATCCGCTACCCGATTCCGCCGATGATCCACGGCGCCACGCAGTCGGCCACCTGGATGTCGATCTTCTCCGGCCAAACCACGGTGCTGGCACCGGAATTCAACGCCGACGAGGTGTGGCGCACCATCCACGAGCACAAGGTCAACCTGCTGTTCTTCACCGGCGACGCGATGGCCCGCCCGCTGCTGGACGCGTTGAACAAGGACCACGACTACGACCTGTCGTCGCTGTTCCTGCTGGCCAGCACCGCGGCCCTGTTCTCGCCGAGCATCAAGGAGCGCCTGCTCGAGTTGCTGCCCAACCGGGTCATCACCGACTCGATCGGCTCCTCGGAGACCGGGTTCGGCGGCACCAGCATCGTCGCCAAGGACGCGCCGCACGCCGGCGGGCCGCGGGTGACGATCGACCACCGCACCGTGGTGCTCGACGAGGAGGGCAACGAGGTCAAGCCGGGCTCCGGTGTGCGCGGGCTGATCGCCAAGAAGGGCAACATCCCGGTCGGCTACTACAAGGATGAGAAGAAGACCGCCGAGACGTTCAAGACGTTCAACGGCGTGCGCTACGCCATCCCCGGCGACTACGCACTGGTCGAGGAGGACGGCACGGTCACCATGCTGGGCCGCGGCTCGGTGTCGATCAACAGCGGCGGCGAGAAGATCTACCCCGAAGAGGTCGAGGGCGCGCTCAAGGGGCATCCCGACGTGTTCGACGCGCTGGTGGTCGGCGTGCCCGATCCGCGGTACGGCCAGCACGTGGCCGCCGTGGTGCAGCCCCGGCCGGGGACCCGGCCGTCGCTGGCCGAGTTGGACCGCTTCGTGCGTTCGGAGATCGCGGGATACAAAGTGCCGCGTAGTCTTTGGCTGGTCGATGAGGTAAAGCGGTCGCCGGCGGGCAAGCCCGACTACCGCTGGGCCAAGGAGCAGACCGAGGCCCGCCCGGCCGATGACGTGCACGCCGCCCACGTCTCCGCCTGATCCGGCTGGGTGACCGATTTCGTCAAGCAGCACCCCCGGCCGCCCGAGGGCTTCTTCGGGTGGGAGGCCGCCGGGTTGCGCTGGCTGTCGAGCGTCGACGGCGGCGTGCCCTGCGCCCGGGTGGTGGCGGTCGACGCGACCAGCCTGACCCTGCGCCGGCTGCAGTCGGTGCCCGCCGGCCGGGACGCGGCGCACGAGTTCGGCCGCCGGCTGGCCGTCACGCATGACGCCGGCGCGGCCGCGTTCGGGGCGGGCCCCGACGGATGGGACGGGCCGGGATACTTCGGGCCGCTGTCGCAGCCGTTGCCGATGTCGCTGCGGCGGCACCGGCATTGGGGCAGCTTCTACGCCGAGGAGCGGCTGGTGCCGATGGCCGAGCGCGCCGCGCCGAGGCTGGCGGCCTCCACCCGCGACGCGATCGGCGCCGTGGCGGCCCGCTGCCGGGCCGGTGACTTCGACGACGACGACGGTCCCGCCCGGCTGCACGGCGACCTGTGGAGCGGCAACGTGATGTGGACGCCCGACGGCGTGGTGTTGATCGACCCGGCCGCGCACGGCGGGCACCGCGAAACCGACCTGGCGATGCTGGCGCTGTTCGGCTGCCCGCACTACGACGCCGTGCTGGCCGGCTACCAACAGGTGCGAGCGCTGAAACCGGGCTGGCGCAACCGGATTGGGCTGCACCAGCTCTATCCGCTGCTGGCGCACGTGGTGCTGTTCGGCGGCGGCTACGCGGGCCAGACGGACGCCGCGGCCCGCGCCGCGCTGGCCGCATGACCCGGGTCTAGAGTCGGGTCGCATGACGATCGATGTGTGGATGCAGCATCCCACCGTCAGGTTCCTGCGCAGCGACATGCTGGCCTCGCTGCGGCGCTGGACCGGCGGGTCGATCCCCGACACCGACATCCCCATCGAGGCGACCCTGGCATCGATGGACGCCGCCGGCGTGCGCTACGGGCTGCTCAGCGCCTGGCGCGGTCCCAACGGGCAGGATCTGGTGTCCAACGACGAGGTGGCGCAATGGGTTGCCGCGCACCCGAATCGGTTCGCCGGCCTGGCCGCCGTCGACCTGGACCGCCCGATGGAAGCCGTCCGCGAGCTGCGACGCCGGATCGCCGACGGCGGATTCGTCGGCCTGCGGGTGGTGCCGTGGCTGTGGAACGCCCCGCCCACCGATCGCCGCTACTACCCGCTGTTCGCCGCGTGCGTGGAGGCCGGAGTGCCGTTCTGCACCCAGGTCGGGCACACCGGCCCGCTGCGGCCGTCGGAGACCGGCCGCCCGATTCCCTACATCGACCAGGTGGCCCTGGACTTCCCGGAGCTGGTGATCGTCTGCGGCCACGTCGGCTACCCGTGGACCGAGGAGATGGTCGCGGTGGCCCGCAAGCACGAGAACGTCTACATCGACACCTCGGCCTACACCATCGAGCGGTTGCCGGACGAACTCGTCAGGTTCATCAAAACCGGGACCGGGCAGCGAAAAGTGTTGTTCGGCACCAACTATCCGATGATCACCGCCGAGCACGCGCTGGCGGGACTGGACGGACTCGGGCTGTCCGACGAGGCCCGGCGGGATTTCCTGCACGGCAACGCCGAGCGGGTGTTCAGACTGGAGGCAGCCACGTGAACGGTGCTCAGGCGCTGATCCGGACCCTGGTCGACGGCGGCGTCGACGTGTGTTTCGCCAACCCGGGCACGTCGGAAATGCACTTCGTCGCGGCGCTGGACAGCGTTCCGCGGATGCGCGGCGTGCTGGCGCTGTTCGAGGGCGTGGCCACCGGCGCGGCCGACGGGTACGCCCGCATCGCCGCTCGGCCGGCCGCGGTGCTGCTGCATCTGGGCCCCGGGTTGGGCAACGGGCTGGCCAACCTGCACAACGCCCGCCGCGCGAGGGTGCCGATGGTGGTGGTCGTCGGTGACCACGCCACCTACCACAAAAAGTACGACGCCCCACTGGAATCCGACATCGACGCGCTCGCCGGCAGCGTCTCGGG encodes the following:
- a CDS encoding crotonase/enoyl-CoA hydratase family protein, coding for MAEASANEKTGPDALVEQRGHTLIVTLNRPHARNALSTEMMEIMVQAWDRVDNDDDIRCCILTGAGGYFCAGMDLKAATKKPPGESFKDGSYDPSRIDALLKGRRLTKPLIAAVEGPAIAGGTEILQGTDIRVAGESAKFGISEAKWSLYPMGGSAVRLVRQIPYTVACDLLLTGRHITAAEAKEMGLIGHVVPDGQALAKALEIAEVIENNGPLAVQAILRAIRETEGMHENEAFKIDTQIGIKVFLSEDAKEGPRAFAEKRKPNFQNR
- a CDS encoding acyl-CoA synthetase, coding for MAVALNIADLAEHAIDAVPDRVALICGDEKLTYAELEEKANRLAHYLLDQGVKKDDKVGLYCRNRNEIVIAMLGIVKAGAILVNVNYRYVEGELRYLFDNSDMVALVHERQYSDRVANVLPDTPNVKTILVVEDGSDKDYQRYGGVEFYSALEKGSPERDFGPRSADDIYLLYTGGTTGFPKGVMWRHEDIYRVLFGGTDFATGEFVKDEYDLAKAAAENPPMIRYPIPPMIHGATQSATWMSIFSGQTTVLAPEFNADEVWRTIHEHKVNLLFFTGDAMARPLLDALNKDHDYDLSSLFLLASTAALFSPSIKERLLELLPNRVITDSIGSSETGFGGTSIVAKDAPHAGGPRVTIDHRTVVLDEEGNEVKPGSGVRGLIAKKGNIPVGYYKDEKKTAETFKTFNGVRYAIPGDYALVEEDGTVTMLGRGSVSINSGGEKIYPEEVEGALKGHPDVFDALVVGVPDPRYGQHVAAVVQPRPGTRPSLAELDRFVRSEIAGYKVPRSLWLVDEVKRSPAGKPDYRWAKEQTEARPADDVHAAHVSA
- a CDS encoding fructosamine kinase family protein, translated to MTDFVKQHPRPPEGFFGWEAAGLRWLSSVDGGVPCARVVAVDATSLTLRRLQSVPAGRDAAHEFGRRLAVTHDAGAAAFGAGPDGWDGPGYFGPLSQPLPMSLRRHRHWGSFYAEERLVPMAERAAPRLAASTRDAIGAVAARCRAGDFDDDDGPARLHGDLWSGNVMWTPDGVVLIDPAAHGGHRETDLAMLALFGCPHYDAVLAGYQQVRALKPGWRNRIGLHQLYPLLAHVVLFGGGYAGQTDAAARAALAA
- a CDS encoding amidohydrolase family protein, giving the protein MTIDVWMQHPTVRFLRSDMLASLRRWTGGSIPDTDIPIEATLASMDAAGVRYGLLSAWRGPNGQDLVSNDEVAQWVAAHPNRFAGLAAVDLDRPMEAVRELRRRIADGGFVGLRVVPWLWNAPPTDRRYYPLFAACVEAGVPFCTQVGHTGPLRPSETGRPIPYIDQVALDFPELVIVCGHVGYPWTEEMVAVARKHENVYIDTSAYTIERLPDELVRFIKTGTGQRKVLFGTNYPMITAEHALAGLDGLGLSDEARRDFLHGNAERVFRLEAAT